Part of the Pseudopipra pipra isolate bDixPip1 chromosome 31, bDixPip1.hap1, whole genome shotgun sequence genome, GtgccagacccttccccagggGCGCTCAGGGATGCTGAGCCCTTCCCAGGGGGCACCCAGGGGTGCCCAGACTCTCgagggggctcagagggatCTGTAGGAGCTCCCGGGTCtccttggggggtcccagagggGTCCCAGGATCACCCAAACCCAACGCAGGGGATTCCAGGGGTGCCCATCCCCACCCCATGGGGTCCTGGGAGCACCCAGGGGGGCCCTTCCCCACccagggggtccctgggtgCCCTCCCAACCCCCCGCCCGTTCCAGGTCAGAGCCGCGGCTTCGCCTTCGTCGAGTTCCACCACGTGCAGGAGGCGGCGAGATGGATGGAGGCCAACcaggtgggggaggggcagctgggggggggaggggctCGAGGGGTGTGCCTGGGCCTTGTGGGGGGGTACTGGTgttactggtctgtactggtgTCCCGGGTGTCAGAGCCATGTTTGTTTCCTTGTGACCCTGTGAGCATCGTGTGACACCCTGGGGTGGCCCTGTGTGGGATCTGAGCTCCTGGGTGACACCCTGGGGTGGCCCTGTGTGGGATCTGAGCTCCTGGGTGACACCCTGGGGTGGCCCTGTGTGGGATCTGAGCTCCTGGGTGACACCCTGGGGTGGCCCTGTGTGGGATCTGAGCTCCTGGGTGACACCCTGGGGTGGCCCTGTGTGGGATCTGAGCCCCTGAGTGATGCCCTGGGGTGCCCCTGTGTGGGATCTGAGCCCCTGGGTGACATCCTGGGGTGCCCTGTGTAGGATCTGAGCCCCTGGGTGACACCCTGGGGTGCCCCTGTGTGGGAACTGACGCCCTTGGCTGAGGACTGAGCCCCTCGTGCGAGACCCTGGGGTGCCCCTGAGTGCTTTGTGTGACAGACTCCGGTGGGTCTGTGTGGGAACTGATGTCTGGGTGGCAccctggggtgtccctgtgtgCGGACTGAGCCCCTTTTGCGAGGGCAGAGCTCCTTGGGTGCTCCCCTTGGGTGCCCCCCACGCACTGCAGTGCAGGAGGATGGTTGTGAGACCCTCGTGCAAGTGCTGAGCTCCTCGTGCCCCCCGTGTGAGCCCCAGGGCAGCTTTgtgccagccctggggcagcttTGTGCCAGCCCTGGGGTGGTCTGGGCGAACCTTGGGGTGCTCTGAGGGCTGTGGTGTGAGGGCAGCCGTAAGCCCTGGGCGGGCCTTTGTGCTGGTGGTGCCAGCCCTGGTGCTCCTCGAGCCTGCCTTGGGCCAGCCCTGGTGTGTTCTGGTGGTCCCTGGTGTGTCCCTCCGTGCTGGCTCCTGGGTGGGGCCCTGGTGCCAGCCCTGGGGCGGGAGCTGTGCCCGCTGGTGCCAGCCCTGGTGTGGAGCCTCGTGCCCTTCGTGTGTGGGCTGTTCTGAGAGACAGTGGGAGGCCTCGTGCCCTTGTGGTGGGAGCCCTGGTTCCCCTGTGTGGGCTCTGGTGCAGCCCTGTGCTGGTGCTGGCGCAGGTCCTTGTGCCCTCTGGGGCAAATCCTGGGGCAGATCTCTGTGTGAGGCCTCGGGCAAGGCTGGGGGCCTTGGGGAGAACCCCAGGGGAGCCCTGGTACCCCCTCGTgccccccggtgcccccagTGTGAGGGCTGTGTGACCTGGTGCCACCGTTGAGCCCCTGGTGCTCCCTGATTCAAGTCTTGGTGCCCCCCTGTGCTGGTTTACAGCTAAACTGGTGGGAGAAACCAACCCAACTCAAAAGGAAGTgtaagtcagagttacaatttaataacAATAGTACAATAAATACAGTTATACGGaaaaacaattggttttaacccacaaaccccAGCTGTATAACCCAGCAGCCTGGGGCAcgaacagagtggtgtttgttggcccccgtgctgagccccacgtggtccccctgagtccaaaggaaaaggaaaggaaggcctgttggtgagagtgctggtcaCAGTCTGGTCGAGGGTGGTGGTCGCAGTCCGGTcgaggttctggtcctcctctggatccaagGATTGGGGCCCAGAAGTgccaagaccccaagattatacACCCTGAGGTTGGagtgggaatgcccagtccctcccccagggcagggagttccacaagGGGTGATTGTGAGCTGTGAGATACTTTTGGAATCCTTGGTGGCCTATTAGCAGAGgtgacccctcaggctgggtgtggaggtgctaCTGACTCCCTGGAGTTATCCCGCCTGAGACAttggtgtgaggacaggaacatcctcCTGTCTCACAGGCTTCCTGACCCCCAGGTTATGTCCTGAGGGATCAGGTGTGCTGTGGGCAGCTGCTACAGATGGTCTGTTGTTACCAGTTTCTAGGAAATGACGTGGAGGGTGTAGAATCCAGAGTTTGGGTTATACCCACCCAGTGATGAACTGCTCCCGGCTGCTCTAACTAGTACACCCCCACCATGAGCTCTGATGCCCCCCAGAAGTCCTGGTGCCCCCTCTGGTGTCCCCCAATACAAGTCCTGGTGCCCCCCTCCTTCGAGCCGTGGTGCCTgccccgtgtgtcccccccaggcCAGGCTGACCATCCTGGGTcactgtgtgtgtctgtgccccCCCTGACTGCTCTGTGCTCCCCCTGACTGACCTGTGCCACCCCTGACCTTCCCTGTACCCCCCTACCCCCACTGTGCCCCCCAGGCCGGGCTGACCCTCCTGGGGCACCGCGTGTCCCTGCACTACAGCGACCCCAAACCCAAGATCAACGAGGACTGGCTCTGTGCCAAGGTGAGAGAGCCGGGGGGcattggggtggggggtgtcctgaggggggaatttggggggtcctgggggttcTTGAAGGGATTTCTGGGGGTCCTGGGAGGAACGGGGGGCTTGGGAGGTTCTAGGGAGCGTGCAAAGGGGTTGgtgggggctgtgcagggctttGAAGGGGTTTGGAGGGTCCAGGGGGCAgactggggggtcctggggaatCTTGGGAGGGTGTCTGAGGGTGTCCAGGGGGGTTTCAGGGTGTGATTGTTTTGGGGTGCTGCAGTTGGGAGGTCtctgggcaggtttgggggtctggggggctctgggtgtGACGGATTTGTGGGGTCTCAGTGTGGGGTGCAGAACTTCAAGCGACGTGAGAAATGCTTCAAGTGCGGAGTCCCCAAAGCTGGTGAGTGACCCCAAACCCTTGGGATTCACCCCAAAACCCTGTGGGCCCCCTTTCActcccctgcactgccccaAAAGTGGCTGTTCTCACCCCAAAACTATTGGGGTTCTCCCCAACACCCAGGAGATCCCCCAAATTCTCCTAAACTTGCTCCCGGAATTGCTCCCAAATTTGCTCCTAAACTACCCTGAGGGGTCCCCAAAACTGCCCTGGGGGTCCCCAAAGCTGTcgcagggaaaggggaggagttTGGGGGTGAACTGAGGAATTTAGGGGCTCAGGTAAtgaatgggggggggggggaattggAATTGAAGGGCGGGGGGTGGTTGGGGGTTCACAGCCCCGGTTGGGGGTTTGCCCACAAAATTTGGGGGTGACCATCCAATGCTGGGGTCCAACCCCCCAGCTGGTGGTTCACCCCCCGTTTTGGGGCTCAGTGGCTgacgggggtcccggggggctgttttggggtgcagaggcagagcagcggggcccgggggggccACGGCCGGAGCTGGTGCCGGGAGGGGGGGGGTTGCTGCCCCTCCCCCAGGCCTATGGCCCCACAGTGGGGGGGCCCCCTGGGGGATCCCAGGGGGGCACCGAGCCCGGAGCCGATAACGCCAATGACAGTGAGTTGGGGGAACCCTCGGGGGGGGTTAAGGGCATTTTTGTGATGGTCTTTGGGGTTCTGAGGCGATTTGGGGACATCTCAAGGAGTCTTGATGTGATTATGGGGGTCCTGAGGGATGTATGGGGGTTTTGGGGAGTTCTGGAAGAGGCGAAGTGGGActtgggggctctggggggagtCTAGGGAGGGCTGAAGGGGCTGATGGGGATCCTGTGTCTTGAAATGGATTAGTGGAGTCTggagggacacgggggggatCTTGAAGGGTCTTGGGGTGATTTAGGGGGTTCGTAGGAGCATGGGGGGGCCTTTGGGGTCTGTGGGCAAGTCcagggggaatttggggggtaCTGGGGGCCTtgaggggggtttggaggaTCTGGAACTGGAGGGGGGTGGTCCAGAAGAGCCTAAAGACAGATTTAGGAGGGTCTTGAGAGTGTTATTAGAGCCTTGGGGGATGCCTGCACACCTGGGTCCCCCCAAACCTGGCTCCCCCTGACACTGTGTGTGtatccccccctgccctgccccccTCAGCCATCATCCTGCGGAACCTGCacccccagagcagcctggagtCCATCCTGGCCGCCCTCGCCCCCTTCGCCGCCCTCTCGGCCGCCAACGTGAGGGTCATCAAGGACCGGCAGACGCAGCTCAACCGCGGCTTCGCCTTCGTGCAGCTCAGCACCATCGTGgtgggggcctgggggggcctggggggggcctggggggctggTCACCACTGGGGACGGGCTGGAGGGGGTTTGGGGCCCTGACCACCATTgtcggggggctgggggacccaGGAGGGCCGGTCGCCGTCGGGGTGGGGGCTGAGGGAGCCGGGTGGTCCCAGACACCCAAACCCTTCCAGACAGCCGGGCCTTGTCCCTGGGGTGTCCCACACGGGGCTGTCTCCAGAGTGCTTCGCGCGGGGGGTGGGACACCGGGGCCTGTCTGGGGGCTCCGCCCCACCACTGTGACCGTGgggcccccccaaaccccccccagGAGGCGgcgcagctgctgcagatgctgCAGGCCCTGCACCCCCCGCTGCACATCGACGGCAAGAGCATCAACGTGGAGTTCGCCAAGGGCTCCAAGCGGTGAGAGCCACGCCCAGCCACGCCCCAGCCCGGGCCAcgcccccagctcagccccaccctcccagccactGCTGGCTGTGCCTTGGCAGAAGCCACGCCCCCCCACCTGGCCACGCCCCCATGATCACACCCCCAGATGGGACATGACTGGCACAGGCCACACCCCTGGACAGGCCACGCCCCAGTGCTAGGCCGTGCCCCAAAGGCCTTGGCCCCGCCCCTTGACCCAGGGCCCCCTCCACTAGTACAAACCCACCCCCATCCTCACCCCCTACAACCCCAGGCCCCGCCCATTCTAAGCCCCACCCACAGGCCCAGCTTTAGGACACCCTGTGACTGCCCCAAGCTCTCCCTACTTGTGCCCCAAGCCCTGCCCCATAACCAGCCCTGCCCCATAACCAGCCCTGCCCCATTGCACTATTCACCCAtaagccccgcccaccactgtGAAGCCACACCCTCTCTGCTGGGTGGGAACTCCCACCCTGATGCCCCACCCACTTCCTTTAAGCCATGCCCACACAGTCCTTGCCCCCGCCCCTGACTCTTGGCTCCACCCCCAGGGAGGTGCAGGGGGCGGGGCCAGGGGAGGGGCCGCCCCGCGCCAGCGCCGCCTCCGTCGCCTCCACGGCCATCGCTGCCGCCCAATGGGCGCTGTCACAGGTGGgtggggccggggcgggggtggTGCagagggaggggctggagtgggtggagCTCACTGACGGGGCGAGGTCTGGTGGGTGAATGGGGTGGGGTTGGTGATGTGTGGGCGGGGCTTGCACTGGAGGAGGCGTGTCCTGACGTGGCCCCGCCCCCACAGGCAGCCCCAGGAGGCGACTCTGCGTGGTCGGGGGGGGAGGAGCCGAACACCGACTTCAGTGGCTTCTACCAATCGGAGGAGCCCTTTGCTGGCCCCGCCCCCACCATCTATGGCTCCGCCTACCTGAAGGGcggctcggccccgccccccggccctgccctgaCGGGCCCCACCCCCAGCAAGGCCGATGGCCCCGCCCCAGGTGAGTGGCCCCGCCCCCTCAGGTGTGTTCCCAGGTGTGTTCCCGCGGTGGCCTCGCCCCCAGGTGTGGCCCCGCCCCCCAGGTGTGGTGGCACCTGCCGAGCGTTTGGCTCCCCCTGCAGGTCCGGAGGAGCCAGCGCAGGACCCCGCGGGGGGAGGGGGCGGCCCCTTCTCCCGCCTCCCCCCCGGCGGCCCCCCCTACCCCTCCCCCACCACCGAGACCCCCACGGCGACACCCCCGGGAGCCCCTGGACAGGTGGGTCCCCAAAATCGGGGAGGGGTCCCCAAaattggggaggggggggagggagagcaCCCCAAAAGTGGTGGAGGATGGGTGGGGTGTCCTTAAGAGTGAGgggtgggaaaggagggaaggccCAACAAAGGGGGGAGGGGTTGAGTTTGGAGGGAACCCCAAAAACTGAGGAAACTGAGGGTGGGCTGCAAGTGgtgagggaaaagggagagctTAAaattggggagggggggatggaAATGGGGTGGGGGGACCCCAGAAAAGGGCGGACTCAGGGGGACTTGGGGGTTCAGGGAGGATTTTGGGGGTGGGGAGTAATTTTGGGGTCCTTCATCCCCCTCAGGTCTACTCGGGGCCCCTTAAGGCTGAGACCCCGAATGTGGCCCCCACTGGgccccccccggctgccccccccagcaccgAGCCCTATGGCCAGTACCGTgagtgggggctggggggctttggggcgTCTTTAATGAAGGCCTGGGGAGAGCTTGAAAGGACTGTTGGGGGCCTGAGGCCTGGGGAAGGGTCctgggaggggtttggggggtcctggggtggtCTGGGGGGATGTTGAGGGGGTCCTtggtggtttgggggggtcctggggtggtTTTAGGGGGTCCTGAGGGGGACTTCTGGAGTGCTGAGGGGAGTTTTGGTGGATCCCAAGGTCTTGGGGGCTGTCCCAGGGTTTTGGGGTCCTCCCtgacccccccgtgcccccccagccGTGCCCGACGTCTCCACCTACCAGTACGACGAGACCTCAGGGTACTACTACGACCCCCTGACCGGACTCTACTATGACCCCCACTCCCAGGTGGGACttctggggggcacagggagggactgggggggcggggggtccTCCCCACTTGTCGAGCACAGTTTTGGGCCAAAAAAGTGCGATTTGAGactgaaaacagtgttttaaGGCTGGAAAGTGTTTGGAGGAAAACGGACATATTTAAGGACTTTTTACAGGTTTGTTTAAGGCCAGTGGGAGGTTTTTGGGTGCAGGGGAAAGTTTTGGGGTATAGGAGACACATTTAAACCCTTCCAGCCAAATCTTGGGCCCAAACAGCGTGAACTTGGGCCCGAAATGTCTTTTTAAGGCTGGAAGGTGTTTTGAGGTGAAAAAGGGGGAGTTGGGGAGCATTTACGGTCCTGTTTTGGGGCCCTGGGGATGATTTTGGAGAGCAGTGGATGATTTTTGGGGTGCTGCAGGTTCTACTGGGGCTCCAGAGGGCCCATCTTGGGGTGCAGGGAGATGGTTTTGGGGCCCTGGGGGAATGGTGGGGGTCCAGAGGGCCCATCTTGGGGTGCAGGGATCCCCCCTGACCCCTCTGCCACCCCCCAGTACTACTACGACGCGGGGGCGGGGCAGTACCTGTACTGGGACGGGGACCGACGCACCTACGTGGCCGCGCCCCCCGCCGAGcccacccccggcccccccggccccccgggcccccccaaAGAGCCCAAGGACAAGAAGGAGAAGCACAAGACCAAGACGGCCCAGCAGGTTTGTGGGGACCCGAAAAACGGAGGgtctggggggggctcaggagCCCTCACGGGTTCTTAGAAGTGAGGGGAGAGACCCCAAGAGCGGTTGTGGTCATCACAGACTTCCTCTGCACCACCTGGGGGGGCCCTAATATGTTCTGTGAGTTGCCACAGATCCCGGGGATGTCCAAGAACCCCCATGgaccctcccccaccccaacaGCATCGTGGGCATCCTCAATATCCCCTGTGGGCCCCCAACAGCCCCCCAGTCCCCGCCATGTCTCCCCCCATcacccccaggtgcccccagacCCCCAGTACCCCCCGACCCCCCCACATCTTCCCCCCTCGGgggttgggggtctctgggccCTTCGGggtgccccccagcccagcagcccccctGGCCCCCCCAGATCGCCAAGGACATGGAGCGCTGGGCGCGGAGCCTCAACAAGCAGCGGGAGAGCGGGCGCAGCGCggggccccccccggccccccgcgAGGACGAGCGcagggaggcggcggcggccgacGCCGGGTACGCCATCCTGGAGAAAAAGGTGGGACTGCAGGGGCCGGGAGGGACGGGGGGAGTGTCTGAGGGGCTTTGGGTGGGCGcgggggggctgggagggttgGGGGttgggggctgaggggctggttggggggctgtgggggttgtttgagggggtttgggagagggctggggggtcagggagggctggggggctgtgttgggggtgggggtggcaTGGGGCCATATGGGAGGGGCTGTAGGAGGGGCTGTGGGTGTTACATGGTGGGTGCTGGGAGGCAgtgggggtctgggggtccGGGGAGGCGGCGGTGGGTGCTGGGTGGTGCCATGAGGGTCTGGGGTTGCTGGTGGAGGGGAgatgctggctgtgggggtgaTGTGGGTGATCCACGGGGGCACCGTGGGGCTGCACGAGCCCCCCAACCCCCTTGACccccctgcctccccagggGGCTCTGGCTGAGCGGCAGCACCtgcccctggagctgccccGGCTGGCGAGCGACGAGCGGCTGGTGAGACCCCCAGCCCTGAACTCCTCAATCCTCTGACATCCCCCTGACCTCCCTGACACCCCCTGGACCCTCCAACATCCCACAGACCCCTCTGACACCCACTGGACATCCCCTGGACCCCAGACCCCTCCCCTGAACCCCTTGACATGCCCCCTAAACCTCAACACCCCCTGAAAAACTCCCTGGGGTCTTCTACAAACCTCCTCCCCAAATACTTGGGATCCCCCTGGATCCCTAAACCCACCCCCCATCAGACACAGTCCAGACGCCCCCAGACACCTTAGACCCCCCCGGATGCTGAGGACCCCCCTTCGTTCCCTTTATCCCCTCACCTGgcccccagctccccacacCCCTTTCTgt contains:
- the RBM10 gene encoding RNA-binding protein 10, producing the protein MEYERRGGRGDRTGRYGGAPPAPEDGSRTQRDHDYRDMDYRGYGGPPDGPPAPGTPPQASYEAAEPPRKRDPPRDPPVAPALPFGTDSDYRDQDYREGPEEEPRASTIVMLRMLPQAATENDIRAQLQAQGVQPREVRLMRNKSSGQSRGFAFVEFHHVQEAARWMEANQAGLTLLGHRVSLHYSDPKPKINEDWLCAKCGVQNFKRREKCFKCGVPKAEAEQRGPGGPRPELVPGGGGLLPLPQAYGPTVGGPPGGSQGGTEPGADNANDTIILRNLHPQSSLESILAALAPFAALSAANVRVIKDRQTQLNRGFAFVQLSTIVEAAQLLQMLQALHPPLHIDGKSINVEFAKGSKREVQGAGPGEGPPRASAASVASTAIAAAQWALSQAAPGGDSAWSGGEEPNTDFSGFYQSEEPFAGPAPTIYGSAYLKGGSAPPPGPALTGPTPSKADGPAPGPEEPAQDPAGGGGGPFSRLPPGGPPYPSPTTETPTATPPGAPGQVYSGPLKAETPNVAPTGPPPAAPPSTEPYGQYPVPDVSTYQYDETSGYYYDPLTGLYYDPHSQYYYDAGAGQYLYWDGDRRTYVAAPPAEPTPGPPGPPGPPKEPKDKKEKHKTKTAQQIAKDMERWARSLNKQRESGRSAGPPPAPREDERREAAAADAGYAILEKKGALAERQHLPLELPRLASDERLSPPRGLVAAYSGESESEEEGERGGGPGPPEEPLTDWAKLACLLCRRQFPSREALLRHQQLSGLHKQNLELQRRSHLPPPEGPERGDMEMKYRDRAAERREKQGGPDPTEPKRRKFGGPPPTPGDAEGPPREPPLGCRMLQAMGWKEGSGLGRRRPEAPTRSRPGGVTRFSEGP